Within Larus michahellis chromosome 22, bLarMic1.1, whole genome shotgun sequence, the genomic segment TGACCTAAATCTCCTGTTTTAGGAGACTCTTTCTTCCATGGCCGGAGATGCGTCCATCCTGAGTTTGAAGCCCCAACTGGGCCACTGTCACCGTCCATTGCAGCGGGCGTGGGAACCTGCGCTGCGAGAAAACCCAACGCTCAGTGACCGGGAAAGAAAGCCAGAACCagcagagagaaatggaaaagagaacATTTTCCTGTGAATCATACACTTTTCACAGCTGTGCCAGCCAGACTCCCTGGCCACTCTCTGTTGGAGGATAAAAGGAAATACGTTAGTAGGCAAATCTGCAGCTTTCAGAAGAAACTGCATTGAGTGGGATCTTGGAAATCCACGATTTCATTTAACAGCTGCTCTTAACTCTGCGCGCTGGGGATCCCCAGTGAATCAGGCACCCATCTCCTCCTCCGCTCAGGGGGGATGCGCACGCCGAGGAGATTCATTTGGGGAACTCCGGTGTCATTTCTCGAAGCAACATCCACACATCCGTGTTTTGCCTTGTTATTCTCTTTGTTCTTGTTATTATGTGGTTGCTTTTTCTCCTTGAATATCCTATGGGGTAATCCGCCTGCCGGGCGCTGCGTGTGATAGCAGGGAGTGTTCAGCGCCTGCCTCTCGTTCTCCATCCAGAAATGGCTTGCATGTGGAAATCTCAAGGACCAAAAGCCAGCTTGGTCTTCAAGACACCCTAATAATTGCACACCTGGCCTTCCAGCTCTCCTTGGCTTAACGTGGAGAGCATTTCGTGTTTTTTCTCCCGGGCGTTTTTGCGAATGCCGTCATCACGCTGCTCAGCATCGCAAATACCCGTCTGCAGACAGGTTACCTGTCAAAGGACAGATGGGTGGCTTTACTTTCCCTTTAATTACTCAGCATGACAACTGTGGCCTCGTTGTCCTCATTTCAAATAAGACTGACAAACACCCGAGGCGCACTGTCCCCAAAATGTCATTCCCCTTTTGAGTGGCTTCTTTCAAGTTACTCCAAGAGCATATGATAAAGAGAACCAGTTGCTTTTGAGATTGCTGCTGGGTTTGGCATAATTGCCTGTTGCTCTGCAGAGGTTTAGCACCTCCTTCCCACCCAAAACCTTCATCGGTCACAAGCGGAGCGCTGCAGAGCAAGCTCCTGGTGTCACCTCCAATGCCAGAGGTCTCGGGGTGCGGAGTGTTCAGACCCTATTTCTCAGTGACACTGAATCCTCTCTCCTTCACCCCAGAACTGAAAGAACACCTTAAAGTGTTAAAGGTTTTTATGCTTTACCCATCCTGTCTGCCTTCTTCGCATAACgacattaatttaatttctgttgtaCAAAAACAGCCCATTTCAAGAAAGCTGGCAGAGGTCCTGTTTCAGACACTGTCCTAGGTCTACATCTGGGCTCCTCCAGAACTGGCAATTGCTCTTGTCAATGGAATACAGGAGCTGATGGGTCCTTCATTTACGGTACAAAGCCTTGGtgtctgctctgctctgagctcTGCTCAGCGCTGGAGTTTTCTGATGGTGCCCatcaggctgagagagctgggggggttcagcctggagaagagaaggctccgcggagaccttggagccccttccagtccctaaaggggctccaggaaagctggggagggactctggagcagggaggggagccatgggatgagggggaagggttttacactggaagagggagatttcggtgagatctgaggaagaaattaattgctgtgaggggggtgagcccctggcccaggttgcccagagaagctgtggctgccccatccctggagggttcaaggccaggttggacggggcttggagcaacctcgtctggtgggaggtgtccctgcccagggcagggggtggaacgggatggtctttaaggtcccttctaactcgaaccgttctatgattccgtgatctCCAATCGCTTGTCCATTTTCACCATGACAGAGGCGTTGCAAAGCTTGTGCCTAAAGGTTGCAAAAAAGCTGCAGTCTGGAGCGATTCCCCCTCATTTGCATCACTTTTGGGGAAATGCAGAACTAATTGTATAATGTGAGTCTTCATCCTGCAGCTGCAATCTGAGCTGGAGTGATTCATCGCTGAGGAATACACCAAACCTCCTTTAATCCTGAAAAAGGACAGATCCACCTGCTGAACTGGACCGTGGCCAATGACTGTTGGGTGTAGACAGAGGATTCACCGTGTAGGTAACACCTGAACCCTGAAGAATATCAGCGGGATTTTTGTTCCCATATGCAACTAGTACATAAGCCCTGTTAGTGAATACGGTGGATAAGGAGGTGGCCCAGCTCTGAAACCCAACTCTGTCTATGCTAAACTGGGCTATGGTAGGGATGAGGgtgtttccaggaaaaaaaaaccaaaccaaacataaCCTGCATTTCCCTGCGAACAGAAAGGGAGGAATTGCTACCTCTTCAAACACACATCTCAGCAATTCCAGCTCCTGCCTCAACAAACCCGCCCTGCCCCGCGGCTCTGTGGTGGCACAGCGTGCACCGTCCAGCTCCACGGGAGCCAACGCAGGACCAGCCACCGGGCAGCCGAGACCCAGCCGTCCAGTTGGTTTGCACGGCTGCTTTGGGGTTGGGCTCCCTTCGTTTCTTCTGAGCAGACTTGCGGGTCGTGTTGTCTGTGGTTAGGAGTTCCCTCAAGCCTCCTCAATGACACAAGCCTATAAAAAGCGGAGGAGGAAAGTGAAGTTTTGGGGAGAGCAGGCGTCCTGAAAAGGTTTCGTTGATATAGAAGAGAGACCTTGAACCCCCCCAAAAGGCTTTGGGACAGCTGGGTCAGAATTCACTCAGATGTTCGATTTGGCCACCAAACAGAAAGGTCCACCATTCACTTTGAATGAGTTGAAGCAACCAAAGAAAACTGGAGTTTACATTAAAATCAGcttaaaaggaaagaagttgtATTGAGCAGAGGCGAAAAAGATCCAGCGTGATCCTGTATTGCTTGTACCCAGGGAGGTGGAGAATCCTCCACCCACACGCTGAGCCTGGACCACAAGCCCGGAATATCTTGCTCCTACCCTGCTCCGTCCCTTTTCAAATGAGATCTCTGACTaacaccttccccctccctcccgttAGTAATATCGACCACATCACAAGAAACAACTTGCTTTTGAATATAATGTGGATTGTGGAGCCGTCTGGCTGCAAGGAATGAGTGTTCACAGGAGGAACTAATTACTGGCTAATTTCTTGCCCGAATTTATCCACAATCTGCGTTGTGGCAGGCTCCTTGGCTATCGTCGGTTCCCACCTGCTGTGCAAAGTGTCAATCCGCCTCCTCAGGCTGCAGATGCAGggctgaaaagacaaaaagacaatCTCGGATTTCCCATCTGCGCAGCCACTGGACACCCCGCTTGGCTGCCACCTCCGCGCGCTAGGCGTAATAATAACAGAGGAATAATTATAGTAAATGGAGCGGTCATTAAAGAATAGAAGGCAACGTATCAGGAGGAGAACTAGACCGTCTCAGTTGGTCCAGGGGTcagaaaggggaaataaaacCACTGTCCTTTGTGGGAGCTGGATGTATAGCTTtaaaatttgggagaaaaaaaaaaaagggcaaatgaTCCCTGATAACGATTCCCTGAGTAATggtaaaaaaatgcaacaaatctACATCCACTTTGTCAGGCCACAAAAATGCAACTTCTGTCCTCCAGGAAATTCTGggttatttaatctttttttttttttaacatctaggataaaaagctgaaatgacacaagttggttttattttattttaagtgggATGTTCCAAACCGTATCTTTTTGATGTGGCTGGGGACTTCATAGTTTGGCTCTGTAGGGGATTCACCACAGAATAAAGCGAAGTTCCTGCTCCCACCTTGTCAGCAAAGCAGGCAGCTTTGCTCCTGCGATTTCTTTATCTGTGTGTTTCATAGTCCCAGGTGGGTCAGCCCCAGAGCCGCGCCGTTGCTGGGAGCTTTCGTCTCTGCTGATGCTTTGACTGTTTTCGCTGCTTTTGCAGGATGAGTGGCACCGGGGTCACCACCACCACGATTCATCCCGCAAGCTCCTCTGCCGCTATAAACTCCAAACCTCCTGCACTCACCTGGGTCCCTGCAATCTCACAGATCTTTAATGCCAAAACTACGGTATGTAGCTCCACATCTTCTGCCACCCTCGTTACAGCCTGTGCGTGGTCCACCACCGAGGTCTCCATTGGACACAGAGACAGTTCTTGTTCCAGCAAAGCTGTTCAGATTTCTCACTCCTGCCACTGATTCAAAGCTGGATGAGTTTGCTTGCACCTTTTCTGTTGCTTCTGGGCTAAAAAGGCTTCAAAGACCCATCGTCCAACACTAGACCGCAGAAGTCTAGCATCTTCAGCTCATTCcaggcagggagagaagaaaggggcaggggaggaagggcaAGAGCCCGTCTAGGGGCAGACTTTAAAAATATCCCTTATGTCGGGCATGGCTGGATGAGATAAATGTCTTTTGAACCTGTGTGGGTTTGTTTGGCTGGTGGTAATTGGTATCTGCTTTTGACATGAAAAAACATTATAGTAACTGTCACGTGCGCAGAGAACACTGAGCAAGTGAAAAAGCTTCAATGACAATCCTGGCTCAGAGAATGTTTCCTTGTTTAATGTATTCCACTCGGGTTAATTACCAGTTCAAATATTTACTGCGAAGTGTGTTCTTTCTGCTGATTGCTGTGGTCGTGCCATCTCTTCTGCCTCGTACTTCAGGGACGCGCTGTGGCGATGACTGTCTTGGAGATGACTTTCTTGGGGATGACTTTCTGTTCCTGCAAgagtccctcctcttcctcctcttcccatgTTCTTGTCTGGGTGTATTTAGTGCAGAGAGATGCTTTAGGGAAAGGTGAGTCACGCTTTCTAGTCTATAAATTAAGTTCAGGGCAGGTGGGTCCAGTGCGATACGACTGTCTTTGAAGATTGATCCCTGGCAGAAGCATTGCACCCTGCACAGGATGAAATGGAGAACACTGGTTATAAAGGGCGGTGACATATTTGCAGGAGGTCGCCCGACACAGGGGTAGAGTCACCTCTGTCTTCGTACTGCTCTTTTTGGAACACGCCCAAGACATGCTTGGTTTTTGGAGGGGGCGCCCCCCAAATTGCCCATCTGTCCCCACAGATGACGGAGGAGGCCTGGACCATGCACTTAGTCTAGATGGCTTTGCTTCTTCACCTCCTTGACCATGGTAGGGTTCGGCTTGGTCACCAAAACATCAAAGCCGAAACATTTCCTACAATAGAATTACTGgaatggtatttttaaattattcatattcTTTACAAAAATTACTGAATGGAAACATTTCTCAATTATCAGAAAGTTTTCTCTGGTTATTTTTAACTGACAGAAAATCCAGTTCCCCAATTTAAAACAGCTGGTTCTTTAAGATAGTTGCTATTAGACGGAAGAGTGAAAAAATAGTCAAAACAATcctcaagattaaaaaaaaaaaaaaaaagtgggaaggaaaaatagCAATTGCGTACCAGGAAATGTTCCTGAGCTTGTAATACAAGCGTTAATGAATAGTTTGAAAACCATTTGAGATGAAccttttccttttgctactgTGACAAAATCTGAAGAGTTAGTCCATTCAGCTGTAGCCATAGAGAAACAATAAATGCagccttcattttcctctttggtTTGCTAAAATTATAGCTAAGAATATTCGGGTGTTGGCTCaaacatgaggaggaaaggaGCTGCCCTTTTTTTGGAAGAGGTAGTatcatcttcctttcttctctctgttaTTCAGTCCACTAGAAGATAATTATTCTCCCACGGAAATTAGGCAGTCGCCTACTGCTTCCTCGGTTGGGGTGGGAGAAGTCACCCTTGCTAATGGTAAGAAGGTGTTTTTGCCTCCTGTCTGCAGTTCACCCCTGAAGCAAGAGAAGGAGGCACTGCAGCTGACAGCCCAGGCTTGTGTCTTCTCTTGTCTGGGGGCACCTTGGTGTCCCGTCTTTAATGGTCGGGAGGGGAAAGCTCTGGAAAACCTGGGGCTTACTGGGCTTTCAGCCCTTCGAGGCTGGGAATGTCATGCAAAGCCAGTTCCTGTTTGGCCGGGCCATGGAGGGAGAGCAAGCAAGGGCAAGACCAACTGGTCGAGTcaaccagcagcagctggtgagGTCCAAACCCCAGGTCCCAAAGCTGTGGctttctccacctcctctctctcaAGCAACCGTCTTTTTGAGGAACAGCAAAACCCACCGAAAAGCGGCCTCTGAAACAAAGCCAAACCGAGTTGTTCTGGCTATGGATTGCGAAGAGACGGCCGTGCCTCCTCGTAGCCACAGGGAAGACCCAGACTTGGAGCCATGGTGGTTCCTGGACAGCCGTCCTGTGCACGCCGCCCAGCTCTGGCCCAGAGTGACGTCTTGAAACCATGCAGGGAACTGGTGACGCTCAGGCAATTAACTGGAGCTGCCTAATGTGCCAGCAGGGACTCTATGCATTGGGCTTGCCTTCTGCCCAAATTCCATTTGCAAGTGGTGAATGCACTAAGCTCAGATGCAAAATCACCTGCCGAGGTGGGCTTCATCTCCCCTGATTAGAGCCACTTAAAAGGTAGATAAACTGCTGAACTGGGTTTCCTCGTTTGAGAGAGGGGCTTGGGTGGAGGACTGTCTGCCTCACCCAACCGGAGTCTGACACACAGATGGTCAAAGTTAGATGAGACAGTTTCTACTCTTAGCATAGAAATAACATCTCATGCCCTTCCCCAAAGGTGCTTATCTTCTTCCTTGCGTCAGCCTTTAATATTCACTTTTTTTAGGTTGCAATTAGAATTTTGCCCCATGAGAGCGGGGAGATTAGCGATGCCGTGTGACCTGTAATTCTTCATGCGCTGGAGACAGGGAGAACTTCACTGTGACAATAGCGTCTGCAAATCCAGGGGATGACAGGCAGGGTGTATTCGTCTGAGTACATGCCGGCGTCTCGCATGGTGATGTCTCCATTTGCGCTAAtacccctgccccaggctgcctgcagagccaggagaggtCTAGTTGGTGGAGTCAGTAGAGTCTAGAGCTTGATGTATTTCACGCTAAACTGGGTGCCTGTGTTTGGTCAGACAAATCGCCCCATGGAAACGTTGGTTTCTTTCCATGCAATGAGCCCCAAGCCCCCAGCTCACATGTTGAGCTCTACATGGGAGACATCAAAACTGAGACAAAGATGATTCCACTCCGTTATGGCCAAGAGCTCTCATAACTTAGCCTGTTGCCTTTTAAGTCGTAGAGGGTAAACGTCACACTTTGTCATCCCTACTGCCACTGAAGCAAAGGTATTAATGTCTGAAATACAATCTATGTCCACAGCGCGACTCTGGCAGAGCACAGCCCTGGTCACAAGCCCGTTGAGCCCAGGAGGTCATCGTTGGCATCTGTCTTCATTCAACTTCTGTGAGATGGAAGGATCAAACAAACAGGTTGTTCTGAGGTCACAGTGGTGAGCGAAGCTACAGGTGGGCAATCTTGTCGTAGAGGACATCTTACAGTGCTCAGAACTATTTTGGGGGTTTCTGGCAATCTTTGACATCGGTTGTTACTTGGGATATAAAATATCTTGTCAGTGGTAGATAAAACAGAATAAACACCATTGGAGTCTCCCGGCATCTGAGTCCCACCATGTTCCAAACTGCCAGATCCAGAAGATCTGTTTGGTCCTTTCTTCCCCCCCTAGACTCTGAGAGGGCACCTCTTcacccatttttttaatttctatggaAGAATTCAGAGACGAACCATGTACTTTCAATGCAGTTTATTGAAGGTGCAGTGAAAAGCTGGGAAGTCTGAGCAGTCGATGAAAGAAACTCTGTTTGTGTGAGTACAAGATGTAAACTCAGATTTACACACCAGTAACTTCCCTCagcattttgggggtggggatgggggggtgagCTCTTCTAAAGACCAGCACGCTTTGAACTAGCCACCCCTAACATGCAGAAGCAAATGAAAGTACTACGTATTCATCTGTAAGCAAATTCCACAAAAAGCCTATGGCTGCAGCGTAACTAGCAGGTGCTTTGAAAGCTGAAATTGCCTTGTTTAAAATTTAAGCTCAAATTTGCAGCTCAGGGTTTCTtcttacaccaaaaaaaaaaaaaaaaaaaagaaactaaaaaaaaaaagcggggagCATGCTCTTTGCAGTGCCTCTTGGGGAAGTTAAATCATCTCTCTCTTGTGAAATGCTtttggaggagctgggagaaaAAGAGGTGTCTTGTAGGGAAGAACATTGTTAACGAATCTGCTCGTTAAGGGAAAAGCCAGAGAGAGAAGGCAGCGCAACAGGCAAACCCTTAAAGCTGCGATAATCTAGACGGTATAAACTCAGAGGAATCGCACTGTGGTGAGCACCTGCCGGAGAAGCTTGCTGATGGCCTTTGGGGTTGGGGACTCTGAAAACATAAACGTGGTGGGGTATGTATCGGACGCTAATAAATGTGGGAATAGGCTCCATGGCAAATGTTGCTGCTAGTGGGCAGAGAAACTATCCTGCATCATCTCGGTGGTAGGACCTGCACGTCTGAGCGTTGCTCTCCGATGTTGCCACCTCCCCAGCCGATGGCCCTATGGGACAACGCAGGGGTCTCTGACAACCCCGAAGTTCCCCACCACGCCGTTGTTGCACCCCACCACTTCAGGGCTGTTGGCAACGACCACGGGGGAGCCCCCCAGCTGCCTGATGACGCAGCCTTGGTTTCCAAAGCTGACCACCCCACCAGCTTGGCAAGCCCCCATCCTAGCATTCAAGCCCCCGTTTCCCGTGCTGATGACGGTGCGGGCTGGGTACCCCCCGCTCCGGGAGCTGAATCCCCCATTTTTGCAGTTGACCCCTCCGGCTTGGCAGTACACCTCTGGGACACACTGCTTGGCCACTGAGCTAATGACTCTCTTGGGGTGGATCCCAGCGCTCCGGGAGCTGAATCCTCCGTTCTGGGAGCTGTGTCGTCCGGACCGTCTCCCCAGGGAGCCGTAGCCACACGCAGCCCCGTTTGCTGCCAGCATCCCGCAGTCGTCGGGGATATTGTAGCCGCTGCTGACCACAGCTGCAAGACAGCCCACAGGATCAATTACTGAGAGAGGAAAACTGGAAGACTCACAAGGCAAGCTGTTTCATGAGCGACAGAACCGACCAAACCTGATTTCCTCTAGATTAGTCCAATGTATCTGAGCCCCTGCTCCTTCCAACTCCTCCCCCGTGTCCCAGCACATCCCCTCACAGATCCTCCCGGTTCCCACGTTGCTCATCTGGCTGGTGGCAAATTCTTTCCCGGGTTTAGCGCACAGGGGTGCGTTGCCTGGTGGGTTCACCAGGACACCTCACTGTTGCCTCCGAGAGTGAAGGGTCGCAAATTTGACCTTCCCCCCTCCATCCAAAAGCTGGGGGGAGTTTTTTGAAATTTGGAGGTATTTGGGATTTCTGTGACTAAAGCGTCAACATCAGCCTCGGTTGAAAtggaaagggaggcagagggagctggggtaGGCAGATACTCCGTAAACTGCCTTTCCTAAAACGAGAAACCCTCATGGCTGTAAATCTTCAGGCTACTTACACACGCTCACCGGGTTCCCCACACATATCCTGtaaggggagagaagagaaatgcaCGTTATCCTGTTAACCAGTTGCAGGCACATCTAGAAACCTGACGTTACTCATAACTTCCAGCCATACATCCAGCCCACTTAATCCCCTGTTGTAACACGTCTGACTGTCCCTAGGCCAGGAACTGTTTTTGCTGGCACAAGGGTGGCCTGTGTGGCCTCCAGCCATCTCTCCAGCCCCAGTTTCTGTGAGCCTGGGAGGATCTTGGAGCAGAAGAATCCAGTTGGGAGCTAGAATCATTCTGGCCGCTGATAtacaggagaaaagggagaaggtCTCTGTCACCCACCTGCTCTCTTCACCCTCCAGTAGAGTCTTATACGTCGCAATCTCAATATCCAGGGCCAGCTTGACATTCAGCAGCTCCTGGTAATCCCGCAACATGCAAGCCAGCTCGTCCTTGGCCTTCTGGAGGGCATTCTGCAGCTCAACATGCTTCTCCCGAGCATCTTTCAGGGCACAATCCCCACGCTGCTCAACATCACAAATGGAGGTTTGCAGGCAGGAGACCTGTCCGAGGGGAGGAGAACAGTGGAGGTGTCTTTAAGGCTTTGTTTCCTAATTCCTGGACATTCTGGTTTGGGATTAATCCACTCTTCCAATCgtaaccagaggaaaaaaacactggCTTCCCTTCTCTCTATCCGCTTTTCAGCTATACACTTTCCAACTACAGCCTAGAGCAGGTTTGAGTCTACTAAAGGCCAATGCGTCATTTTCCCCCATATCTGAGCTGTCCTTCAATACATTCCCCTTTCCAGAAACATCACCTCTGGGCTTCTCTTACCTGCTTCTTCACGTTTTCCAGTTCACACTGCAGCTTCTGTATCATCCGGGTTAGCTCTGAGATCTCACACTTGTTGCTCTGCAGATCATCGCAATACTTGCCTCTCTTATCCTGAAGCTCCTGAAACTGGAACCAAGAAAGAAGACGGTCATCGTTTTTGACCTGCAACCTGCTAAGTTGCCAGGCAGACACCCAGGTTGCTTCATACTCACCCTGGTTTGGTAGAAAGCATCAACTTCTTCTTTGCTCTTCTGAGCTATTTCTTGGTACCAGCATTCAACGTTCTTGATGATGCTTTCCATGTCCAGGTCTCGGTTGTTGTCCATTTTCACGATGACTGACGTGTCGCATAGCTGGCGATCTACCTGAGCTCGTTC encodes:
- the LOC141733959 gene encoding keratin, type II cytoskeletal 4-like, producing the protein MSRQAPTVRSVLGRRGFSSASEICGRSYAASACQPGRCGAGAYSSRSVCNLGGNRRISYVNGVCGTGCFGEFGFGGVGYGSVGGRVGLCGPRGYSIVRGYPDRKADGIQGICIDERLLKPLCVGVDPLEHEIRCQEKEQIKTLNTQFACFIDKVRFLEQQNKVLETKWGLLQQYVLPKKGKNLELYFENYICDLRKRLDCLLCEKQKLGSEECATSQLVEEFKCKYEEEINRRTTVENEFVALKKDADCIFLNKEELEVKVDLLRRQLELLKCVFEEERAQVDRQLCDTSVIVKMDNNRDLDMESIIKNVECWYQEIAQKSKEEVDAFYQTRFQELQDKRGKYCDDLQSNKCEISELTRMIQKLQCELENVKKQVSCLQTSICDVEQRGDCALKDAREKHVELQNALQKAKDELACMLRDYQELLNVKLALDIEIATYKTLLEGEESRICVGNPVSVSVVSSGYNIPDDCGMLAANGAACGYGSLGRRSGRHSSQNGGFSSRSAGIHPKRVISSVAKQCVPEVYCQAGGVNCKNGGFSSRSGGYPARTVISTGNGGLNARMGACQAGGVVSFGNQGCVIRQLGGSPVVVANSPEVVGCNNGVVGNFGVVRDPCVVP